One stretch of Thermococcus sp. 21S9 DNA includes these proteins:
- a CDS encoding CDC48 family AAA ATPase, with protein sequence MIFGKEPEKVDEVKLRVAEALKRDVGRGIVRFDRKYQKQLDVEPGDIVELVGEKTTAAIVANPHPDDRGLDIIRMDGYIRRNAGVSIGDYVTVRRAEVQEAKKVVLAPAQKGVFIQIPGDLVKQNLLGRPVVKGDLLVASNRSETYYGGSPFDDLLRGIFEAMPLGFGELKFVVVSTVPKGIVQITYNTEVEVLPQAVEVREESIPEVTYEDIGGLSDAIQKIREMVELPLKHPELFERLGIEPPKGVLLYGPPGTGKTLLAKAVANEANAHFIAINGPEIMSKFYGESEERLREIFKEAEENAPSIIFIDEIDAIAPKREEVVGEVEKRVVSQLLTLMDGLKSRGKVIVIAATNRPDAIDPALRRPGRFDREIEVGVPDKQGRKEILQIHTRGMPLEPDYDKATVLRILREMKSKASFDGKKLESLIRRVEDAKDEREVKEALKSEGEVYAEVRSRLIDKMLEEIADKTHGFVGADLAALAREAAMVVLRRLINEGKISPEQEKIPPEVLQELRVRKEDFYEALKMVEPSALREVLIEVPNVRWDDIGGLEDVKQELREAVEWPLKYPKAFERLGITPPRGILLYGPPGTGKTLLAKAVANESEANFIGIRGPEVLSKWVGESEKRIREIFRKARQAAPTVIFIDEIDAIAPARGAEGDRVTDRLINQLLTEMDGIERNSGVVVIAATNRPDILDPALLRPGRFDRLVLVPAPDEKARLEILKVHTRRVPLAKDVNLAELAKKTEGYSGADIEALVREAALIAMRRVMRELPSELVESESEEFLEKLKVSRRDFEEAMKKVKPSITPYMIDYYKNFEEGRKRKPERERGGVDYYTF encoded by the coding sequence ATGATATTCGGAAAGGAACCGGAGAAAGTTGATGAGGTTAAGCTCCGGGTTGCCGAGGCCCTGAAGAGGGACGTCGGCAGGGGCATAGTTCGCTTTGACAGGAAGTATCAGAAACAGCTTGACGTCGAGCCAGGTGACATCGTTGAGCTGGTCGGCGAGAAGACGACAGCGGCGATAGTGGCGAATCCGCACCCGGACGACAGGGGACTCGACATAATCAGGATGGACGGTTACATCAGAAGGAATGCCGGCGTGAGCATAGGCGACTACGTGACGGTGAGAAGAGCTGAGGTGCAGGAAGCGAAGAAAGTAGTGCTTGCACCGGCCCAGAAGGGGGTTTTCATCCAGATTCCAGGGGATTTGGTCAAACAGAACCTCCTCGGCAGGCCCGTCGTCAAGGGTGACCTCCTCGTCGCGAGCAACAGGAGCGAGACCTACTACGGCGGTTCTCCCTTTGACGACCTACTGCGCGGTATATTTGAGGCGATGCCACTCGGCTTCGGCGAACTTAAGTTCGTTGTGGTCAGCACCGTCCCAAAGGGAATCGTCCAGATAACCTACAACACCGAAGTGGAGGTTCTCCCCCAGGCCGTTGAGGTCCGCGAGGAGAGCATTCCTGAGGTCACCTATGAGGACATCGGTGGCCTGAGCGACGCGATTCAGAAGATTCGCGAGATGGTCGAGCTTCCGCTCAAACACCCGGAGCTCTTCGAGCGTCTTGGCATAGAACCGCCGAAGGGGGTCCTCCTCTACGGCCCGCCAGGAACCGGTAAGACCCTACTCGCCAAGGCCGTCGCCAACGAGGCAAACGCCCACTTCATAGCTATCAATGGGCCGGAGATAATGAGCAAGTTCTACGGCGAGAGCGAGGAGAGGTTGAGGGAGATTTTCAAGGAGGCCGAAGAAAACGCTCCGAGCATAATCTTCATCGATGAGATTGACGCGATAGCACCGAAGAGGGAGGAGGTTGTTGGGGAGGTAGAGAAGAGGGTTGTTTCCCAGTTGCTGACGCTGATGGACGGTCTGAAGAGCAGGGGCAAGGTAATCGTCATCGCAGCAACCAACAGGCCGGACGCGATTGACCCCGCACTGAGGAGACCCGGGCGCTTCGACAGGGAAATAGAGGTTGGCGTCCCGGACAAGCAGGGCAGAAAGGAGATACTCCAGATACACACCAGAGGAATGCCCCTTGAGCCGGACTACGACAAGGCCACTGTCCTCAGGATTCTACGGGAGATGAAATCCAAGGCGTCCTTTGATGGAAAGAAGCTCGAGTCTCTGATTCGCAGGGTTGAGGATGCAAAGGATGAAAGAGAGGTCAAGGAGGCCCTCAAGAGCGAGGGTGAAGTCTACGCTGAAGTGCGGAGCAGACTCATCGACAAGATGCTCGAGGAGATTGCCGACAAGACCCACGGGTTCGTTGGAGCGGACCTCGCGGCGTTGGCCAGAGAAGCCGCGATGGTCGTCCTGAGGAGACTGATAAACGAGGGCAAGATAAGTCCCGAGCAGGAGAAGATACCGCCGGAGGTCCTTCAGGAGCTCCGCGTCAGGAAGGAGGACTTCTACGAGGCCCTCAAGATGGTCGAGCCGTCGGCACTCAGGGAGGTTCTCATAGAGGTTCCCAACGTCCGCTGGGACGACATTGGAGGTCTCGAAGACGTTAAGCAGGAGCTCAGGGAGGCAGTAGAATGGCCCCTCAAGTACCCGAAGGCGTTCGAAAGACTTGGCATAACCCCCCCAAGGGGCATACTCCTCTACGGCCCGCCTGGAACTGGTAAAACGCTACTCGCCAAGGCAGTAGCGAACGAGAGCGAGGCCAACTTCATCGGAATCCGCGGGCCGGAAGTTCTGAGCAAGTGGGTCGGCGAGAGCGAGAAGAGAATAAGGGAGATATTCAGGAAGGCCCGCCAGGCGGCTCCAACGGTGATATTCATCGACGAGATTGACGCGATAGCGCCCGCGAGAGGTGCCGAAGGCGACCGCGTTACGGACAGGCTCATCAACCAGCTGTTAACTGAGATGGACGGCATAGAGAGGAACAGTGGCGTCGTTGTTATAGCGGCAACGAACAGGCCCGACATACTCGACCCAGCCCTGCTGAGGCCCGGACGCTTCGACAGGCTCGTGCTCGTTCCAGCGCCCGACGAAAAGGCCAGGCTGGAGATACTGAAGGTTCACACGAGGCGCGTTCCGCTCGCGAAGGACGTCAACCTTGCCGAGCTCGCCAAGAAGACCGAAGGTTACTCCGGAGCTGACATTGAAGCCCTTGTCAGGGAAGCGGCGCTCATAGCGATGCGCAGGGTCATGCGCGAACTGCCGAGCGAGCTCGTTGAGAGCGAGAGCGAGGAGTTCCTCGAGAAGCTCAAGGTCTCGAGGAGGGACTTCGAGGAGGCCATGAAGAAGGTCAAGCCCAGCATAACACCCTACATGATTGATTACTACAAGAACTTCGAGGAGGGCAGAAAGAGGAAGCCCGAGAGGGAGCGCGGGGGTGTGGACTACTATACGTTCTGA